The Sulfuricurvum sp. IAE1 DNA window CAGATCGCAACCCTCTCCGAAGCGATCAAAGAGATGGGACGGATCCAGCTAGGCGTCGATCTCAGCGACAGCGAAACCGCCGAAATCGAAACCTTCCTCAAAGCGCTCGAAGGGAAAAAACCCTCAATCGCCTATCCGATGCTCCCCGCTTCGACGGCAAAAACGCCCAAAGTCGACGTTCATAACGACTAATTCCCCTCAACTTCCCGCGCAGGCGGGAAGCCTCAATCGCACTCGATCCCCTCGAACTCTTTTTTAAAATTTCCGCATTCGTTTTTAGGAATCTGCACTATCTTCGGTTTCTTCTGGGCATCCAGCCACTCCAGCAATGCGACCAGATCGGCTTCGTTCATCGCCGTACACCCCGAGGTCGGATGGCCGTCGGCGTGATTGAGATGCAAAAAAATGCACGAGCCGCGCCCTTTTTCTCCCGCGGGGTTGTAACCGATCACCGCACCGTGACGGTACACGTCGTCCTCGCGCCGCATCCGTTCGAAACTTTTCGGAGCTTCCCCCTCGAGGCGGATGATCGTGTTGTAACGCCCGTCCTGCGGATCGTCGACGCAGATCAACGTTTCGTCCGCATAGAGGTAGGGAAGCTTGGAACGCCCTGTTTCGCTGTATCCGAAAGCGGAGGTGATTTCAAAGACCCCCAGCGGCGTTCTACCGTCCCCTTCGCGCTTGAGCGGCTCTTTGAGAGAGGCATATCCCATACCGCCGCGCCCCAGCGTCACCGGAACACGCTCTCCTACTTTCTCCCACTCACCGCGTTTCTCGTATCGCTGCATGACGCCGCTCGTCGCATTGATATCGTTCGACACCACCACGACCAGCTGTTCGGAAGAGCAAACGAAGGAGGCGATAAAACTTAGAATACTTTTAAACATTGAAACTTTTCTTAGGATTTTTTAAAGTTAGGTAGTATAGCATATTGAAAAATCCAGGAACGAGGGCATTATGGCACTTACCGTTCGCAAAGCGTCCGAGACGGACATTGAAATGATT harbors:
- a CDS encoding L,D-transpeptidase; amino-acid sequence: MFKSILSFIASFVCSSEQLVVVVSNDINATSGVMQRYEKRGEWEKVGERVPVTLGRGGMGYASLKEPLKREGDGRTPLGVFEITSAFGYSETGRSKLPYLYADETLICVDDPQDGRYNTIIRLEGEAPKSFERMRREDDVYRHGAVIGYNPAGEKGRGSCIFLHLNHADGHPTSGCTAMNEADLVALLEWLDAQKKPKIVQIPKNECGNFKKEFEGIECD